From Candidatus Manganitrophus morganii, the proteins below share one genomic window:
- the ybeY gene encoding rRNA maturation RNase YbeY → MQNRQRTYPVNQKNLLRWARQILSLQKLDHAEMGIILVNNRQIRVYNRDYRKKDQPTDVLSFPMREGVGGELHPDFLGDVMISLERSAEEAILYGRSRREQLLILLIHGVLHLLGYDHERSPKEERRMQRRERLLFKRIYHQE, encoded by the coding sequence ATGCAAAACCGGCAGCGGACCTACCCGGTGAACCAAAAGAATCTCCTGAGGTGGGCCCGCCAAATTTTATCTCTGCAGAAGCTGGATCACGCTGAGATGGGAATTATTTTGGTGAATAATCGTCAAATCCGCGTTTATAATCGTGATTATAGAAAAAAAGATCAGCCGACCGATGTCCTCTCCTTTCCGATGCGGGAGGGGGTCGGAGGGGAGCTTCATCCTGATTTTCTCGGTGATGTGATGATCTCGTTGGAGCGGTCGGCGGAAGAAGCGATCTTGTATGGGAGATCCCGCCGCGAACAGTTGCTGATTCTCCTCATTCATGGAGTGCTCCATCTCCTCGGGTATGACCACGAACGATCTCCGAAGGAGGAGCGTCGAATGCAACGTCGAGAACGGCTTCTGTTCAAACGCATTTATCATCAGGAGTAG
- the ftsY gene encoding signal recognition particle-docking protein FtsY, with product MAEGFWGKLGKGLAKTREYLSSGLEAVFLDQPNINQETLDRLEELLIGSDLGMEVTDRLMIGLRASVERKEISNLASLKKKLKSYLVVILNKGVPQEPPKTTPVVSLFVGVNGVGKTTTIAKRAAQLRREGKTVLLAAADTFRAAAGEQLAIWGDRVGAEVVRHQEGADPAAVAFDAVSAALARKIDAVLIDTAGRLQTKSNLMEELKKIKRVIAKAIPDAPHERILVLDATTGQNALSQARLFHETIGVTGIILTKLDGTAKGGIIVPIVEALSVPVTYVGVGEEVDDLIPFNIESFAEGLFESSKE from the coding sequence ATGGCGGAAGGGTTTTGGGGAAAACTTGGGAAGGGATTGGCGAAAACAAGGGAATACTTGTCGTCCGGATTGGAGGCGGTTTTTCTCGATCAGCCGAACATCAATCAGGAAACATTGGACAGGTTGGAGGAGCTCCTCATCGGTTCCGATTTAGGAATGGAGGTGACCGACCGGTTGATGATCGGGCTTCGGGCCTCGGTCGAGCGAAAGGAGATCTCCAATCTCGCCTCCCTCAAAAAAAAGCTGAAGTCGTATCTGGTCGTCATCCTGAACAAGGGGGTTCCGCAGGAACCGCCGAAGACGACGCCGGTCGTCTCCCTCTTCGTCGGGGTGAACGGGGTCGGCAAGACCACCACCATCGCCAAGCGGGCCGCTCAATTGAGGCGAGAGGGGAAAACGGTCCTTCTTGCGGCGGCCGACACCTTCAGGGCGGCGGCCGGAGAGCAGCTCGCCATCTGGGGAGACCGGGTCGGCGCCGAGGTCGTCCGGCATCAGGAGGGGGCCGATCCCGCAGCGGTCGCCTTCGATGCCGTGAGCGCCGCCCTTGCGCGGAAGATCGATGCGGTTTTGATCGATACCGCCGGCCGTCTCCAGACGAAGAGCAATTTGATGGAAGAGTTAAAGAAGATTAAGCGGGTCATCGCCAAGGCGATTCCCGATGCCCCCCATGAGAGAATCCTGGTGCTCGACGCCACTACCGGCCAGAACGCGCTCTCCCAGGCGCGGCTTTTTCATGAGACGATCGGGGTGACGGGGATTATCCTGACGAAGCTGGACGGGACGGCAAAGGGGGGAATCATCGTCCCGATCGTCGAGGCCCTTTCGGTTCCGGTCACTTACGTCGGCGTCGGCGAAGAGGTGGACGATTTAATCCCGTTCAACATCGAGTCGTTTGCAGAGGGACTTTTTGAAAGCAGTAAGGAGTGA
- a CDS encoding cadherin repeat domain-containing protein, which yields MSPERSQQGKIGVMKGKVRLAMMGGLLLLLLFFVLPRGGENASVSKKDLPINEEREEAAGASNLIALSRLGKIRVFPAEPDLGSVLQAEITSEHASQEEVLYRYLWRVNGKEVSDQPVLPLAGFRQGDLVEVEVVPTSGTSVGVPVRSMPVRIGNRPPKLTALKLVPDAPTVGEPVRVAAESFDADGNFVEYRYQWYVNNKLVDGDQGEALDGKLFRSGDTIYAVVTPADSSEGEARISKPILVANRSPKISSIPPEEIKEGQYVYQVSANDPDDDPLRFQLVEGPPGMTLDPASGLLTWKPDTLDKRVNAVIEVDDAKGGKAIQRLIIGGR from the coding sequence ATGAGCCCGGAGAGAAGTCAGCAAGGGAAGATAGGGGTGATGAAGGGTAAAGTGCGTCTGGCAATGATGGGAGGACTCTTGCTCCTGCTTCTCTTCTTCGTTCTACCAAGAGGAGGAGAAAACGCTTCCGTAAGCAAAAAGGATCTTCCGATAAACGAGGAGAGGGAGGAGGCCGCCGGGGCGTCGAATTTGATTGCCCTCTCAAGACTCGGAAAGATTCGGGTTTTCCCCGCCGAGCCCGACCTTGGTTCGGTTCTACAAGCGGAGATCACAAGCGAGCACGCGAGTCAAGAAGAGGTCTTGTATCGCTACCTCTGGCGGGTGAATGGAAAAGAGGTAAGCGATCAGCCGGTTCTTCCGTTAGCGGGGTTTCGGCAAGGAGACCTTGTTGAAGTGGAGGTTGTTCCCACAAGCGGAACCAGTGTTGGAGTTCCTGTCCGTAGTATGCCTGTTCGAATCGGCAACCGTCCGCCAAAGTTAACGGCCCTCAAACTGGTTCCGGACGCACCGACCGTAGGCGAGCCGGTCCGGGTCGCAGCAGAATCGTTCGACGCCGATGGGAACTTTGTCGAGTATCGCTATCAATGGTATGTGAACAACAAACTCGTCGACGGAGATCAGGGGGAGGCTTTGGATGGGAAGCTGTTCCGAAGCGGAGATACAATTTATGCCGTTGTGACTCCGGCCGACAGCTCGGAGGGGGAGGCCCGGATCAGCAAGCCGATCCTTGTCGCGAATCGATCTCCGAAAATTTCTTCGATACCGCCGGAAGAAATAAAGGAGGGGCAATATGTTTATCAAGTGTCTGCGAACGACCCTGATGACGACCCGCTTCGTTTTCAACTCGTCGAAGGCCCTCCCGGAATGACCCTCGATCCGGCCTCGGGACTTTTGACCTGGAAACCGGATACTCTCGACAAAAGGGTCAATGCCGTGATTGAGGTGGACGATGCAAAGGGAGGAAAAGCGATTCAACGATTGATCATCGGAGGACGCTGA
- a CDS encoding PhoH family protein → MKKNLIGKVNLQEGTDTSALYGSYDRHIKMIEQAFNVRMTARGEEVTIEGEPEQVQQVEKVIADLANLSRDGFRVTAEDVNYAIQSSQQNAPASVREIYQDAIPVFGKKKLIAPKSPSQKEYIESIRKHDIVVGIGPAGTGKTYLAMAMAVSSFLKKEVSRIILARPAVEAGEKLGFLPGDLVEKVNPYLRPLYDALYDMMEVDRATRLLERGDIEIAPLAFMRGRTLNDSFIILDEAQNATSEQMKMFLTRLGFRSKAVVTGDITQVDLPVERTSGLIEIQGILEGVSAIKFVYFSERDVIRHRLVQEIVKAYERYEGKVGKSKKK, encoded by the coding sequence TTGAAAAAAAACCTGATCGGAAAAGTTAATTTACAAGAAGGAACCGATACCTCGGCCCTCTACGGAAGCTACGATCGCCATATCAAGATGATTGAGCAGGCCTTCAACGTTCGAATGACGGCGAGAGGGGAAGAGGTTACGATCGAAGGGGAGCCAGAGCAGGTTCAACAGGTTGAGAAGGTCATCGCCGATCTCGCGAATCTTTCCAGAGACGGGTTCCGGGTCACGGCGGAAGATGTCAACTACGCCATCCAATCTTCCCAACAAAACGCCCCCGCTTCCGTCCGGGAAATTTATCAAGACGCCATTCCGGTTTTCGGGAAAAAGAAGCTCATCGCCCCGAAATCACCCTCCCAAAAAGAGTATATCGAAAGCATCCGAAAGCACGATATCGTGGTCGGGATCGGTCCGGCGGGGACGGGAAAAACGTATCTCGCCATGGCAATGGCAGTCTCCTCTTTCCTCAAGAAAGAGGTGAGCCGGATCATCTTGGCGCGTCCGGCGGTCGAAGCGGGTGAAAAGCTCGGGTTTCTTCCGGGGGATCTGGTTGAAAAGGTGAACCCTTATCTGCGGCCCCTTTATGACGCCCTCTACGACATGATGGAGGTCGATCGCGCCACGCGCCTCCTGGAGCGGGGGGATATCGAAATTGCCCCGCTTGCCTTCATGCGCGGGCGGACCCTCAACGACTCGTTTATCATCCTCGATGAGGCCCAGAACGCCACGTCGGAGCAGATGAAGATGTTTCTGACGCGTCTCGGGTTCCGGTCGAAAGCGGTCGTCACGGGAGATATTACGCAGGTCGACCTCCCGGTCGAACGGACCTCCGGGCTGATCGAAATCCAGGGGATTTTAGAAGGGGTCTCCGCGATCAAGTTCGTTTATTTCAGCGAGCGCGATGTCATCCGGCACCGTCTGGTCCAGGAGATTGTGAAAGCGTACGAGCGGTATGAGGGAAAGGTGGGGAAATCAAAGAAAAAATAG